The stretch of DNA taaaaaccaacaaATCAAGAATAacgattaataaaataaaataaaatacggataaaaatatttaaccatattattaaatgattaaagcaaaaaaaaagaattgtgaAATGAAACTCTAaccaatttatttatataaaactaaaataaattaattcttatttgtaagaaaatattcaaaatttcaaaatttgataatttttatttttattagacaatTTATTCAATAATATAAACTAGTCAAATGTACAGCAGccaatctctttttttttttaccttttacaacaaaaaataatttcatactatattcaatgaataaaaattaaagaccaAATACCTAACAAcacaataaaacaataaaataggTCACATTAcaacataacaaaaaatattactaggcccaaaataaataaaaaaactgaaaaatacaatcataattattaatacaaaattatacttacttaattaattttctctCATATATCATAATTTGTAGTTTCTTCTTCTAATTAGGACGTGTCGTCCTtcaagaaacaaaataatacGTGTTTAGCAGTTTGTTTCTCTATGTTTCTTTATACTAATACGGCTtttgaaaacaaatttaaaatacagaTACGTGTCACATTTTTTTCACGTTTCTTTATATGAATATGgtttttgaaaacaaatttaaaatatagatACGTGTCacattttttgaaaaccaaCAAATCAAGAATAACgattaatgaaataaaaaaatacggataaaaaatatttaaccaCATTATTAAatgattaaagaaaaaaatagagttGTGAAATGAAACTCTAACCAATTTACTtattataaaactaaaataaataaaactcttATTTGTaagaaaatattcaaaatttcaaaaattgataatttttattattattagacaaTCTATTCAATAATATAAACTAATCAAATGTACAGCAGCCAATCTTTTTTTTACCTTtcacaacaaaaaataatttcatactatgtccaatgaataaaaattaaagaccaAATACCTAACAACacaataaaacaacaaaataggTCACATtacaacataataaaaaatattactgggcccaaaataaaaaaacttaaaaatacaaTCAAAATCATTAATACAAAATTATACTTATCTAATTAATTTTCTCTCATACATCATAGTTTGTAGTTTCTTCTTCTAGTTATGACATGTCATccttcagaaaataaaataatacatgtTTAGTAGTTTGTTTCTCCATATTTCTTTATACTAatatagtttttgaaaataaatttaaaatacatatacgTGTCACATTTTGTCCACATTTCTTTATATGAATATGgtttttgaaaacaaatttaaaatacagaTACGTGTCacattttttgaaaaccaaCAAATCAAGAATAacgattaataaaataaaaaaatacagatAAAGAGTATTTAACCACATTATTAAatgattaaagaaaaaaatagaattgtgAAATGAAACtataatcaatttatttattatacaactaaaataaataaaattcttatttgtaaaaatatattcaaaatttcaaaaattgataatttttatttttattggacaATCTATTCAATAATATAAACTAATCAAATGTACACCagctaatcttttttttttacctttcacaacaaaaaataattttatactatgtccaattaataaaaattaaagaccaAATACCTaacaacataataaaataatataataggtCACATTAcaacataacaaaaaatattactggacccaaaataaaaaaaaactcaaaaatataatcataatcATTAATACAAAATTATACTTACCTAATTAATTTCTTCTCATACGTCATAGTTTGTAGTTTCTTCTTCTAGTTAGGACGTGTCGTCCTtcaagaaacaaaataatacGTGTTTTGTAATTTGCTTCTCCACGTTTCTTTATACCAATATGgtttttgaaaacaaatttaaaatacatatacgTGTCACATTTTATCTACGTTTCTTTATATGAATATGGTTTttgaatacaaatttaaaatacaaatacgtgtcatatttttttaaaaccaacAAATCAAGAATAacgattaataaaataaaaaaatacggATAAAGAATATTTAACCACATTATTAAatgattaaagaaaaaaatagagttGTGAAATGAAACTCTAACCAATTTTCTTGTTatacaactaaaataaataaaattcttatttgtaagaaaatattcaaaatttcaaaaattgataatttttatttttattagacaatctattcaataatataaactaattaaatgtACAGtagttaatctttttttttaacctttcacaacaaaaaataatttcatactatgtccaatgaataaaaattaaagaccaAATATCTAACAAcacaataaaacaataaaatagatCACATTAcaacataacaaaaaatattattggacccaaaataaaaaactcaaaaatataatcataatcATTAATACAAAATTATACTTACCTAATTAATTTCCTCTCATACGTCATAGTTTGTAGTTTCTTCTTCTAGTTAGGACGTGTCGTCcttcaaaaaacaaaataatacgtgttttgtaatttgtttatcCATGTTTTTTTATACCAatatggtttttgaaaataaatttaaaatacagatacgtatcatattttttttacgtttctGTGTacgaatatgatttttgaaacaaatttaaaatacagatacatattatattttttcgtaTAATCTTTTATGAAAAGTAAAATGGTTAGGggaaggaaaagagaaaaatttttaaagagataagtatagaaaaaaatataaataaaataaaagaaaaaaaagaaaaataacaagaggaaaaacaaaagaaaaaactaatATCTTATACATCTAACATATTCTTTTAAATGTGTTGTTAGTCATGGAATTTAATAATACAATGTCAAttgtttatgtaaaaaaattaaattgataaacaaagacatataaataattattatttctaaATATAGAAAACACGAGAGAAATATAGAATATACAGATAAGATTTATACAATGCTTCCACAACAATCAATTCGTTTTCCATGACAAAAAATAAGTGCTTTAAGTGAATATAATTCTATTTCTATACGTTTGGTTATTATGTCACTGAGCTTTACTTCTTTTTATGATATGTTTTACAAATCAACAggcaattaatatttaattagtgAATAATAGTTGAAAATATTGCAGGCAGCATGAACTCTGAAAAGTTTCAAGGAATTCTCATTTTCTATAATTCATATTCTGCGTTCGGTGGCCTTTGTCTCTTGTAAGATATATTGACtttcctatttatttatttattttttattcttttatttatagaaaaacTTGTTAATAGAAACTTTATTGCGCTAATTGTCTGATTGGTGAAGAATAATTAATCTGTTGTCCTAACTGATGTACATCTAATaatttatgtattaattaaCAATTGTTATAGAATGACTGTATTTTACGTCCtttacaatttaatttaataattttgacaaaatctataagaaattaatttttatattagttaatactacttctcattttttaatattaaaatgactttatctttatttttttgacagtttaaaatttatcaattataatCTAGAATAATAGACAATGGTGGTGACAGTAAGAAGTAAATTTGTGGTGATATATATTATTGAGATTTGTATTGAAActtggaagaaagaagaaaaatatgagaAGGGAGATATTGATgaataaaaggaataataaaaagaaatttcaCAAGCAATTAGTTGAAATTCTTTACTAAAAAGTTGGTTATATATTTAGTTGAATTAATATCCTTTTGtttactttaatattttttcactttttatataatatcttaatttttaatttttatcatttactATTTTgttgactaattattaattaaaaataaattaattccttagaaaaatcattaatataaatgatacattattattgttttttgtccttttataatttttttttgtgtttgtcaAGTTTAaacatcaaatattttaaatttttaattaacaatCTTGTAATATAATAAGACTTAATCAATAAActcaattttcacaaaataaaaaatcaaactagttatcaaactaataaaaaattcaaatgataTTCAACTAGAGTGATTTGAAGCATgtatattaaacaaaattatttttgactaatttttaagtttttgactAGTTCACTCACAGTTAATTTTCATCCTAAATTGAATTGATCTAGTGGGTAATTCTTAATTAATCCAGTTAAATTAATCagtctaatttaattttgagaacaatataaaaaattaaaattactgatcgatatttaatatttaaatttattcaattaatGACGTGTGCAAGCCCTTCATATTATTGATTTAAACTATGCATATGTATGTCTATATAAAGAAGCTTCATCTATATTGAAAAGTGTTAGCTTCATATATAAACAGGAACAATAATGGGTACTAATTCAGATCTGAAGCCGACGATCTCTTTGGTTTTCATCATCATCGTtctcttcacacccaaaacccTAGCAGAGTGCGAATCCGAATCAGTAGACTCATGTAACGACAAAGAGAAAGCTCTCCCTCTAAAAATCGTGGCTATCTTTGCAATCTTGGTAACCAGCATGATCGGCGTATCTCTGTCCTTTGGGAGGCGTTCGATCCCGGCGTTGAGCCCCGAAAACGACCTCTTCATGGTTGTGAAATGCTTCGCCGGGGGGATCATTCTCGGCACGGGGTTCATGCACGTGCTGCCGGATTCATTCGACATGCTGGGGTCTGATTGTCTTGAGGAGAAGCCATGGCACGAGTTTCCCTTCTCAGGGCTCGTTGCCATGTTCTCTGCCTTATTCACGCTCATGGTGGATTCTTTGGCCACAAGCTTTTATAGTAAGAAGAGTAGTGATGCAGTTATTCCAGGTAGCCACACTGGTGCAGTTGGTGGTCATGAAGAACAAGAGATGGGTCTTGTTGTTAGTGTTGGCCATTTCCATGTTCATGCTAATGGTCATCATCATGCAGCAATTGAGGCTACTAAGAATGAAGGTGCAGCAGACACACAACTCGTGCGTTATCGTGTTGTTGCTATGGTAACATTATTAAATTACTCTTCTCTTTATTCTCCTAATCTATCTTAATTAAGTAGCTTAGTGTTATGAGAAATAGCTACAAAGTTGtcctaatttattatttttggttattatttttcgttattaacttaattttttttattttaataatctaatcatatattttaatttatatttttaaatattaatatagttaacagttaattaaaaataatatattttgataattttttaacattattttaatattattaatacttTATTTGAAtagatgataaaaataaaataaaaaataagaaaaNTTATATTAATatctttagatttttttattcattaagagatgaattaataattttactcttatttatatatttttctttcattttcatcacaattttaaaagaaaaaaattagtagATTTcgtactatttttttctttctatcttatttttttattcaaataacaaaaaattcacatttttatctattttttatattttttatattctcttaattcaaataatatataagagAGAAGACTTTTTacacatataaataaaataaattttttatttattaatatgtataatttttaaattatttataaatttaaaatataaaacacatCTCAAATTCGATAAATACACAATAAATATGTATATATCTCATGCGCATTGATTTTGAAATATGATATGTTAATCTCAAATGCACCCAAAATTTGGCTTGTTTATTAAATAGAACATATTTAGAACATTTGACATGTGTGTATGTGTGTTCTGTACGAAACGTTAAATATCTCCTTTAGCTAAACCCTTTCTTATCATGTCTTTCGCCTCGTCTTTTGTTCATTCATGTAATATTAAATATCTCCCTTAGCTAAACCCTTTCTTATCATGTCTTTCGCCTCGTCTTTTGTTCATTCATGTATTCATATTTGATTCTTACTTTGTTTTCTATGCCTATACCTATCATTCTCAGTCATCCtcatctaaattatttatttttcctacATAATATTAAGGCCAATTTTATGATACTTCTAAATTagtatctaaattttatttaattatttttttataaattttaaatatttaaaaatgatttaattaacacgttttaaattaaatattaatttttaaatttttttaacaaattaaacacAACCTTTTAaacattataataattatttaacattaattaataataatcatcatcacctCACCTCCAAgcaacatatttatatatatttttattttgtgattcgATTTGAAATGTAGGTCGACTGAATTTAAAGGataacataattaattttcattcaATTTATATTACCGTATTTAtacattaataattt from Arachis duranensis cultivar V14167 chromosome 4, aradu.V14167.gnm2.J7QH, whole genome shotgun sequence encodes:
- the LOC110279939 gene encoding fe(2+) transport protein 1-like, with product MGTNSDLKPTISLVFIIIVLFTPKTLAECESESVDSCNDKEKALPLKIVAIFAILVTSMIGVSLSFGRRSIPALSPENDLFMVVKCFAGGIILGTGFMHVLPDSFDMLGSDCLEEKPWHEFPFSGLVAMFSALFTLMVDSLATSFYSKKSSDAVIPGSHTGAVGGHEEQEMGLVVSVGHFHVHANGHHHAAIEATKNEGAADTQLVRYRVVAMVLELGIIIHSVVIGLSMGASNNTCSIKGLIAALCFHQMFEGIGLGGCIIEAQYKLLKRVVLVLFFSVTTPFGIALGIRLSRIYKENSPSALITVGMLNASSAGLLIYMALVDLLSANFMSPRLQNNIKLQLKSYVAVFLGATGMSVLAKWN